The following coding sequences are from one Leptolyngbya sp. NIES-3755 window:
- a CDS encoding major facilitator superfamily MFS_1 (similar to AA sequence:cyanobase_aa:LBDG_16340), whose product MDRTRLAVDLAPITPSQVIETPEPVMGTEPVFSLSTPPESKFSKTEIRSSLHASTLDGIFATVFSNIAGGVLLSNFLVELGATPVEIGLSASIPMMANLLQPLGAILGDRTSSRHNYCLAIYTPSRLIWLFLLIGLAGYRWGHITNHAMVIWTLAIVCVTHFLGALGSASWLSWLAALVPKRLRGRYFSIRNSAANLTCLISVPLAGFAVSRYDGGSIEGYGLVLLFGIVMGLLSLGFQWFMTDVNPQEQQQALPPTETVPLVEVLQNSNFVRFLIYFSIWMFAVNLSAPFFNLYLLDNLGLDVSWVTIYSSLTSAANLLMLIVWGKLADRVGNRFLLLTVGALVAITPILWLGTGTDTLSVWLWLPLLHMLAGGTWAAIDLCNNNIQLGIAPKRNQSTYFAIAAAVAGVSGALGTTAGGFLAQLVQYGGLPGLFALSTVVRFVALIPLIWVSEEGSRSVRQVLKSFFGSKVDLQLSND is encoded by the coding sequence ATGGATCGAACGAGGTTAGCAGTGGATTTAGCGCCAATCACACCTTCACAAGTCATTGAGACCCCAGAGCCAGTGATGGGAACCGAACCCGTCTTTTCGCTCTCGACTCCTCCCGAATCGAAATTCTCGAAAACTGAGATTCGATCGAGTCTCCACGCTTCGACGTTAGACGGAATTTTTGCCACCGTGTTCTCGAATATTGCGGGCGGTGTGCTGTTGAGCAATTTCTTAGTTGAACTCGGTGCGACTCCGGTTGAAATTGGACTCTCCGCATCGATTCCCATGATGGCGAATTTGCTGCAACCGTTGGGCGCAATCTTAGGCGATCGAACTTCGAGTCGTCACAATTACTGTTTGGCAATCTATACTCCATCGCGCTTAATCTGGTTATTTCTTCTGATTGGGCTGGCTGGCTATCGTTGGGGACACATTACCAATCATGCAATGGTGATTTGGACGTTAGCGATCGTGTGCGTGACTCATTTTCTCGGTGCGCTCGGTAGTGCATCTTGGCTGTCTTGGTTGGCGGCATTAGTACCAAAACGATTGCGAGGAAGGTATTTTAGCATTCGGAACAGTGCAGCAAATTTAACTTGCTTGATCAGTGTGCCGCTGGCGGGATTTGCAGTGTCGCGGTATGACGGAGGCTCGATCGAAGGATACGGGCTTGTGTTGTTATTTGGCATTGTGATGGGCTTGCTCAGTCTCGGATTTCAGTGGTTTATGACTGACGTGAATCCTCAAGAACAGCAGCAAGCTTTACCGCCAACTGAGACAGTTCCCTTAGTAGAAGTTTTGCAAAATTCAAACTTTGTCCGATTTCTGATCTACTTCAGTATTTGGATGTTTGCAGTTAACTTAAGTGCACCTTTCTTTAATCTCTATTTGCTCGATAACTTAGGTCTTGATGTGAGTTGGGTAACGATTTATAGCAGTCTCACATCAGCAGCGAACTTATTGATGTTGATTGTGTGGGGAAAACTTGCCGATCGAGTGGGTAATCGTTTCTTACTGTTAACGGTTGGCGCTTTAGTCGCAATCACTCCAATTTTGTGGCTTGGAACAGGAACAGATACTTTATCCGTCTGGCTTTGGTTGCCTTTGCTGCACATGTTAGCAGGTGGCACTTGGGCAGCGATCGACCTTTGTAATAACAATATTCAGCTTGGAATTGCACCGAAGCGAAATCAATCGACCTATTTCGCGATCGCGGCGGCTGTTGCAGGTGTAAGTGGTGCATTAGGGACAACTGCGGGGGGATTTCTCGCACAGTTAGTTCAATACGGCGGATTGCCTGGATTGTTTGCGCTCTCTACTGTGGTGCGATTTGTAGCATTGATTCCATTGATTTGGGTGAGTGAGGAAGGAAGTCGATCAGTCAGACAAGTTCTCAAATCATTCTTTGGTTCAAAGGTCGATTTACAACTGTCTAATGATTAG
- a CDS encoding putative plasmid maintenance toxin/cell growth inhibitor (similar to AA sequence:cyanobase_aa:cce_2148) yields MPKPKIGEIWLVNFPFTDLTATKLRPAFVVAPYHQDVIILGIFSKIPSGTIADRWVLIEDNYAQFQQTGLKKSSVLRTEKIATVHESIFHKKLGTLPPDLAQQVEITLKKTLKLSE; encoded by the coding sequence ATGCCGAAACCTAAAATCGGAGAAATTTGGTTAGTCAATTTCCCATTTACCGATCTCACTGCCACAAAACTCAGACCTGCATTCGTTGTCGCACCCTATCACCAAGATGTCATTATTTTGGGGATTTTCTCTAAGATTCCATCTGGAACAATCGCGGATAGGTGGGTCTTAATTGAAGACAATTATGCTCAGTTTCAACAAACTGGACTCAAAAAATCCTCAGTTTTGAGAACAGAAAAGATTGCTACAGTTCATGAGTCAATCTTCCATAAGAAGTTAGGAACCTTACCGCCTGATTTGGCTCAGCAGGTCGAAATCACACTCAAAAAGACATTGAAATTATCTGAGTAG
- a CDS encoding unknown protein (similar to AA sequence:cyanobase_aa:sll0911) — protein MDIEREIEEIAVKIKLRIDNPDSVKLQVKNITLAQKQLRASKKRLSNTVKNINQNAAQSSPDTLGSVLYDLTGNRKLAGRSRALQRQEIQRKKRKSRQPYINTIQRIDELILREDQLKLLAEEYLIDPEAYEAQIRAQREEKEREEARMRLLQEQKLAQEKREEEEKRLLAEARLEERMREEERKKQEREKKRQQHLVKKQQQNLEQKQKQAELYREWCQKNDSQKKAYLRKAWLFGSISFCCVLLVPLWLISLILQLIFKLQMGMWFWVVLLGLAITMSKPFPPEKPKE, from the coding sequence GTGGATATAGAAAGAGAGATCGAAGAAATTGCAGTAAAAATCAAGCTAAGAATCGATAACCCCGACTCTGTGAAGCTGCAAGTAAAGAACATAACTCTAGCGCAAAAACAGCTTAGAGCCTCGAAGAAAAGGCTTTCCAATACTGTAAAAAACATCAATCAGAATGCCGCTCAGTCTTCGCCAGATACTCTCGGCTCCGTTCTATACGACTTAACAGGAAACAGGAAGTTGGCTGGTAGATCCAGAGCACTACAACGCCAGGAAATCCAGCGCAAGAAAAGAAAATCTAGACAACCCTATATCAATACTATTCAACGGATTGATGAATTGATTCTACGAGAGGATCAACTGAAATTGCTTGCAGAAGAATATTTAATTGATCCTGAAGCTTATGAAGCTCAGATCCGGGCACAGAGAGAAGAAAAAGAAAGAGAAGAAGCAAGAATGCGACTGCTGCAAGAGCAAAAGTTAGCACAAGAGAAAAGAGAAGAGGAAGAAAAGCGACTGCTTGCGGAGGCAAGACTAGAAGAGAGAATGAGAGAAGAAGAGAGAAAGAAGCAGGAGCGAGAAAAGAAGCGGCAGCAACATTTGGTAAAGAAGCAGCAACAAAATTTAGAACAGAAACAGAAACAAGCGGAACTTTACAGAGAGTGGTGCCAAAAGAACGATTCTCAGAAGAAAGCGTACTTGAGAAAAGCGTGGCTTTTCGGTTCGATTTCCTTTTGTTGTGTTCTTTTAGTGCCTTTATGGTTAATTTCCCTAATCCTGCAACTGATTTTCAAGCTTCAAATGGGAATGTGGTTTTGGGTAGTTCTGCTCGGACTCGCCATTACTATGAGCAAGCCGTTTCCGCCTGAAAAACCTAAAGAGTAG
- a CDS encoding translation elongation factor G (similar to AA sequence:cyanobase_aa:PCC7424_1778) yields the protein MIPRERVRNIGISAHIDSGKTTLSERILYYTGKIHKIEEIRGGGNGPTLDFMPLEQQKGITITAAATTCDWKETQINLIDTPGHVDFTIEVERALRVLDGAVMVLCAVAGVQSQSVTVDRQMKRYRVPRIAFINKMDRSGANPFRVVQAMRDRLHLNAVLLQYPIGSEADFEGVIDLIEMTAHTFTGKQGEIESIDAISGELWDEAEQAREKLLDALSMFSEPMTELLLNNQPVPPELIWNTIRQATLSLELTPVLLGSAFKNKGVQPLLDAIVRYLPSPVDRERVQATEIRTEETVGIDADPTALVVALAFKLTVESFGQLTYTRLYSGSLKPGDTVYNTRTGARVQIGRMVRMHADKREEVKLAVAGDIIAFLGVDCASGDTFCSAGTELALERMYVPDPVITLAIVPKQQADSDRLSKALNRFCREDPTFRVSIDPESNETLISGMGELHLEIYVERMKLEYGVEVYVGQPAVAYRETITQAATFDYRLKKQTGGTGQFAHVVGRIEPTDQPFVFENRVVGGASPKEFIPACEKGFREAIESGLLKGYPVVGAKVILTGGSYHSVDSSDFAFRSAAKEAFEQVFPKAAPQLLEPVMRVEVETPIDYLGRVQGDLSSRRGLLLGSQTQLDQVVIEAEVPLVQMFGYSTELRSLTAGMATFSMEFANYRPAV from the coding sequence ATGATTCCGCGAGAACGTGTCCGCAATATTGGAATTTCTGCCCATATCGACTCTGGCAAAACAACGCTGTCAGAACGCATTCTGTACTACACAGGCAAGATTCACAAAATCGAGGAAATTCGGGGAGGTGGAAATGGTCCCACATTGGACTTCATGCCGTTAGAGCAGCAAAAAGGCATTACGATTACCGCTGCTGCAACCACTTGTGATTGGAAAGAGACGCAGATTAATTTGATTGATACACCAGGACACGTTGATTTCACGATCGAGGTTGAACGTGCTCTGAGAGTCCTTGATGGTGCAGTCATGGTTCTATGCGCTGTTGCAGGGGTTCAATCGCAATCCGTCACCGTCGATCGACAAATGAAGCGTTATCGAGTGCCGAGAATTGCCTTCATCAACAAGATGGATCGCTCTGGTGCGAATCCGTTCCGAGTGGTTCAGGCAATGCGCGATCGGTTACATCTCAATGCGGTGTTACTTCAGTATCCGATCGGATCTGAAGCTGACTTTGAAGGGGTGATCGATTTGATTGAAATGACGGCTCATACTTTCACAGGTAAGCAGGGTGAGATTGAATCGATCGATGCAATTTCTGGTGAACTTTGGGACGAAGCAGAACAGGCACGAGAGAAGCTACTTGATGCTCTGTCGATGTTTTCGGAACCAATGACCGAATTGTTGCTGAACAATCAACCTGTACCACCAGAATTGATTTGGAACACGATCCGACAAGCAACTTTGAGCTTAGAACTCACGCCTGTTTTGCTTGGATCGGCGTTCAAAAACAAAGGGGTACAGCCGTTGCTTGATGCGATCGTACGATATTTGCCATCTCCAGTCGATCGCGAACGAGTGCAAGCCACAGAGATTCGCACTGAGGAAACTGTAGGAATTGATGCTGATCCGACTGCTCTCGTAGTTGCATTAGCATTCAAGCTCACAGTGGAATCATTCGGACAACTAACTTACACGCGCTTGTATTCGGGCAGTTTGAAACCGGGTGATACCGTTTACAACACTCGAACAGGGGCGCGAGTTCAGATTGGGCGAATGGTGCGGATGCACGCCGATAAACGGGAAGAGGTGAAACTTGCTGTAGCAGGTGACATTATTGCTTTCCTCGGTGTTGATTGTGCTTCCGGTGATACCTTCTGCTCTGCGGGTACAGAACTGGCTTTAGAGCGAATGTATGTGCCTGATCCGGTGATTACTTTAGCGATCGTGCCGAAACAACAAGCGGATAGTGACCGACTTTCTAAAGCCCTAAATCGCTTCTGTCGAGAAGATCCCACTTTCCGAGTCAGCATCGATCCTGAATCGAACGAAACGCTGATTTCGGGCATGGGAGAATTGCATCTCGAAATCTATGTGGAGCGAATGAAACTGGAATATGGCGTAGAGGTCTATGTCGGTCAGCCTGCGGTCGCGTATCGGGAAACCATTACTCAAGCGGCAACCTTTGACTATCGATTGAAAAAACAGACGGGTGGAACCGGACAATTTGCCCATGTTGTGGGACGGATTGAACCAACGGATCAACCCTTTGTGTTTGAAAATCGAGTGGTTGGGGGAGCCAGTCCGAAAGAGTTTATCCCAGCTTGTGAAAAAGGATTCCGAGAAGCGATCGAGTCCGGTCTACTCAAAGGTTATCCAGTCGTAGGGGCGAAAGTTATCCTAACCGGCGGCTCTTATCACTCGGTCGATTCGTCTGATTTTGCCTTTCGATCGGCTGCCAAGGAAGCATTCGAGCAAGTGTTTCCGAAAGCGGCTCCACAACTGCTTGAACCTGTGATGCGGGTGGAAGTGGAAACCCCGATCGATTACCTCGGTCGAGTGCAAGGTGATCTGTCTTCTAGACGCGGCTTGCTCTTGGGTTCACAAACACAGCTTGATCAAGTGGTGATCGAAGCAGAAGTGCCACTGGTGCAGATGTTTGGCTATTCGACAGAACTGCGATCGCTCACCGCAGGTATGGCAACTTTCTCAATGGAATTTGCGAACTATCGTCCTGCTGTATAA
- a CDS encoding TonB-dependent receptor (similar to AA sequence:cyanobase_aa:LBDG_36930), producing MKFHSLGIALFSSAAWLCAIAQLSYSSETSNGWEVNVYANYFSGARRALFTLADDTPREFSPSWISFDLGLRIPVTRGLGLTVFLENLADRSYERVNRIFQPGLTYRIGLVSDF from the coding sequence ATGAAATTTCATTCACTTGGCATCGCGTTATTTTCTAGCGCGGCGTGGCTCTGTGCGATCGCACAATTAAGCTATAGCTCAGAAACTTCAAACGGTTGGGAAGTGAATGTCTATGCGAACTACTTTAGTGGTGCACGACGCGCTTTATTTACGCTAGCAGACGATACTCCCCGTGAATTTTCACCGTCTTGGATTAGTTTCGATCTAGGCTTGCGAATCCCGGTGACTCGTGGATTGGGTCTGACTGTGTTTCTTGAAAATCTTGCCGATCGAAGTTATGAAAGAGTCAATCGCATCTTTCAACCAGGTTTGACTTATCGAATCGGTCTGGTTTCGGATTTCTAG
- a CDS encoding thiamine monophosphate kinase (similar to AA sequence:cyanobase_aa:LBDG_22120): MSLTVQDIGEQGLLKRVQAFCPSAIVGDDAAVLPTEPGKSIVVTSDVLVDGVHFSDRTTPPESAGWRAIAANLSDLAAMGAAPLGITVGLGLPKTTPVEWVERLYQGMSACLAQYGGAIVGGDLCRSPVITLAITAFGQVDPNRVILRSTAQPGDAVFVTGYHGSSRAGLEMLLNNDTAPERASLIRAHQYPIPRFDIPAISTRVSGMDSSDGLADAVLQICRMSRVGAKLDRAFIPIDPDLKQWVSSEKAIEWALYGGEDFELVLCIPFEQAQQWTEQVKGSAIVGEITSDSIVQLIDSSGEFEPRSLNLDQGFQHFSNH, translated from the coding sequence ATGTCTCTCACCGTTCAAGATATTGGCGAACAAGGTTTATTAAAACGAGTTCAAGCATTCTGCCCCAGCGCAATTGTCGGTGATGATGCGGCAGTTTTACCGACCGAACCCGGAAAGTCGATCGTTGTTACTTCTGATGTTCTAGTCGATGGAGTACATTTTAGCGATCGCACAACTCCACCAGAATCCGCAGGCTGGAGAGCGATCGCTGCGAATCTCTCAGACCTGGCTGCAATGGGAGCCGCACCGCTTGGAATTACGGTTGGATTAGGTTTACCCAAAACAACGCCTGTCGAATGGGTAGAACGGCTTTATCAAGGAATGTCTGCTTGTTTAGCTCAGTATGGAGGCGCAATCGTCGGAGGTGATCTTTGTCGATCGCCTGTGATTACCCTAGCAATTACAGCATTTGGACAGGTCGATCCGAATCGAGTGATTCTGCGATCGACCGCTCAACCCGGAGATGCCGTTTTCGTGACCGGATATCATGGCTCTTCTCGTGCAGGCTTAGAAATGCTTTTAAACAATGACACTGCACCAGAAAGAGCTTCCCTGATTCGTGCTCATCAGTATCCGATACCACGCTTCGATATTCCTGCGATTTCGACTCGTGTTTCTGGAATGGATAGTAGTGATGGATTAGCAGATGCAGTGTTGCAAATTTGCCGAATGAGTAGAGTTGGAGCAAAGCTCGATCGAGCATTCATTCCAATCGATCCAGACTTGAAGCAATGGGTTTCAAGCGAGAAAGCGATCGAGTGGGCACTCTACGGCGGTGAAGATTTTGAGCTTGTTTTATGTATACCGTTTGAACAGGCGCAACAATGGACTGAACAAGTCAAAGGATCAGCGATCGTAGGCGAAATCACGTCTGATTCGATCGTTCAACTGATTGATTCTTCAGGAGAATTTGAACCTCGATCGCTGAACTTAGATCAAGGTTTCCAACATTTCTCTAATCATTAG
- a CDS encoding hypothetical protein (similar to AA sequence:cyanobase_aa:MAE02440), with amino-acid sequence MIQSKSQPTLDEIRAMIAQIPPQDLITLFEEIEERLQTTEIMRLAETGFQEWDDPEEDIYNAET; translated from the coding sequence ATGATTCAATCCAAATCACAGCCGACACTTGACGAGATTAGAGCCATGATCGCTCAAATCCCTCCTCAAGATCTTATTACTCTGTTTGAGGAAATTGAAGAACGCTTACAGACAACAGAGATCATGCGCTTAGCAGAAACAGGGTTCCAAGAATGGGATGATCCAGAAGAAGACATTTACAATGCCGAAACCTAA
- a CDS encoding hypothetical protein (similar to AA sequence:cyanobase_aa:MAE62590) produces the protein MTPTINSERYGELLSQYQPRVVKTEEENERFLAIVEELMARPELTPEEDAMFDLLVQLIETFEQEHYEIGRSTPQSIIHHLLDARGLSPSDLVPVLGSEEIVEAIVQEQAKISPEQAATLGKFFHVSASLFQ, from the coding sequence ATGACCCCCACTATTAATTCAGAGCGGTATGGTGAGCTACTTTCGCAGTATCAGCCGCGTGTGGTGAAGACAGAGGAAGAAAATGAGCGATTTTTGGCGATCGTTGAAGAGTTAATGGCGCGTCCCGAACTGACCCCAGAGGAAGACGCGATGTTTGATCTGTTAGTTCAATTGATCGAAACGTTTGAGCAAGAGCATTATGAGATTGGTCGTTCAACTCCTCAATCCATCATTCATCATCTCCTGGATGCAAGAGGTCTAAGCCCTTCAGATTTAGTTCCTGTCTTGGGTTCAGAAGAAATCGTTGAAGCGATCGTACAAGAACAAGCGAAAATTAGCCCAGAGCAAGCTGCGACACTGGGCAAGTTCTTTCATGTTAGTGCCAGCTTATTTCAATAA
- a CDS encoding hypothetical protein (similar to AA sequence:cyanobase_aa:Cyan7425_1630) — translation MLKLFEVLNQIKANPGLYLGRPSVSDLLMFLNGYEFARTQLGIELTEAEERFYDEFQPWLQQKLGVTSVTSWAKLIMLSCHDEKAGFELFFDLLNEFTEKKLSTIAA, via the coding sequence ATGCTAAAACTTTTCGAGGTACTAAACCAAATCAAAGCTAATCCTGGACTCTACCTAGGTCGCCCTTCGGTGAGTGATTTACTGATGTTTCTCAATGGTTATGAATTTGCTCGAACTCAGCTTGGAATTGAACTCACTGAGGCGGAAGAGCGTTTTTATGACGAGTTTCAACCTTGGCTCCAACAGAAATTAGGGGTCACTAGCGTTACCTCTTGGGCAAAGCTTATTATGCTGTCCTGTCACGATGAAAAGGCTGGATTTGAGCTATTCTTTGATCTGCTCAATGAATTCACGGAGAAAAAACTTTCGACGATCGCAGCTTAA
- a CDS encoding amidase (similar to AA sequence:cyanobase_aa:LBDG_16330) — protein MDSVELAFTSALDQARLIRSKEISPIELTQLYLDRIEQLNPKLGSFFTVTAERAITDAISKTDRLSESELPPFFGVPIAIKDLNPVEGVPCSYGLKVARNRIADRDDGIVTKLKQAGFIILGKTATSELASFPYTEPRGFPPARNPWNLEYTPGGSSGGSSSAVAAGLCAIAQGSDGGGSVRGPAACCGLVGLKPSRGRISMAPLGEAFSGFAVNGPLSRTVADAAAFLDVTAGYVTGDPYWLPDPETSFLDATKRKLEPLRIGLVTMIDPIGSADPICVEATEKIAHLLESMGHLIERITPDFGEMVEPFTLLWRSQTDVGVPPFLLEKVNRWLWWRAKFTSVARYRQAQSRLHSFARKVVGLFDRVDVLLTPTYFHPTIRIGEWAKLSPVRTLEEIIQWIAPCPAFNVTGQPAISIPAGFDPNGLPIGVQLVGKPADEATILALAAQIEVAQPWNQLRPSIE, from the coding sequence ATGGATTCGGTAGAATTAGCTTTTACCTCTGCGCTCGATCAAGCTCGTTTAATCCGATCGAAAGAAATTTCTCCGATCGAACTGACGCAGCTTTATCTCGATCGCATCGAGCAACTGAATCCAAAGTTAGGCAGTTTCTTTACGGTGACAGCAGAACGAGCGATCACGGATGCGATTTCAAAAACCGATCGCCTTTCAGAATCAGAGTTACCGCCGTTTTTTGGAGTGCCGATCGCCATTAAAGATTTGAATCCTGTTGAAGGCGTTCCTTGTTCTTATGGACTGAAAGTGGCGCGGAATCGAATTGCCGATCGTGATGATGGAATTGTCACGAAACTCAAACAAGCCGGATTCATTATTCTCGGTAAAACGGCGACTTCCGAACTCGCTTCCTTTCCTTACACCGAGCCACGCGGATTTCCTCCCGCTCGGAATCCTTGGAACTTAGAGTACACGCCAGGAGGATCGAGTGGCGGATCATCTTCAGCAGTAGCAGCGGGACTTTGTGCGATCGCGCAAGGCAGTGATGGGGGTGGTTCGGTTCGAGGTCCGGCAGCGTGTTGTGGACTGGTCGGGCTAAAACCGTCACGCGGTCGAATTTCGATGGCTCCACTGGGAGAAGCCTTCTCAGGATTTGCCGTGAATGGTCCTCTCTCGCGAACGGTTGCGGATGCGGCAGCGTTCCTAGATGTCACGGCAGGCTATGTCACAGGCGATCCGTACTGGCTTCCTGATCCTGAAACTTCTTTTCTCGATGCCACGAAGCGAAAACTAGAACCGTTACGAATTGGGTTAGTGACCATGATCGATCCAATCGGTAGCGCTGATCCAATTTGCGTTGAAGCGACCGAAAAAATTGCACACTTGCTGGAATCGATGGGACACTTGATCGAACGAATCACTCCCGACTTTGGCGAAATGGTCGAGCCATTTACACTTCTTTGGCGATCGCAAACTGATGTCGGAGTTCCCCCATTTCTACTAGAGAAGGTGAATCGCTGGTTGTGGTGGCGGGCAAAATTTACCTCTGTCGCTCGATATCGACAAGCGCAATCTCGGCTGCACAGCTTTGCTCGAAAAGTGGTGGGATTGTTCGATCGGGTTGATGTGCTCTTAACTCCAACCTATTTTCATCCCACGATTCGCATTGGAGAATGGGCGAAATTAAGTCCAGTGAGAACCCTTGAAGAAATCATTCAATGGATTGCGCCTTGTCCTGCGTTTAACGTGACTGGACAGCCTGCAATCAGTATTCCAGCAGGATTTGATCCGAATGGTCTACCGATCGGGGTTCAACTGGTGGGAAAACCTGCGGATGAGGCGACGATTTTAGCGTTGGCGGCACAGATTGAAGTAGCGCAGCCTTGGAATCAGTTGCGACCGTCGATCGAATAA
- a CDS encoding hypothetical protein (similar to AA sequence:cyanobase_aa:MAE62600) encodes MHVISRKKLRAFCRVHADSCEALDDWYQTASDADWQNLIEVQAIYSKAEAVGNFTVFNIKGNTYRLITGINYQKQVIYVKYVLTHAEYDKDAWKNDPHY; translated from the coding sequence ATGCACGTTATTAGTCGAAAAAAGTTGAGAGCATTTTGCCGAGTTCATGCTGATTCTTGTGAAGCATTGGATGATTGGTATCAAACCGCAAGTGATGCTGATTGGCAGAATTTGATCGAGGTTCAAGCTATTTATTCAAAAGCTGAAGCAGTTGGCAACTTTACGGTCTTCAATATAAAAGGAAATACCTATCGGCTGATTACGGGTATTAACTATCAAAAGCAAGTGATTTACGTTAAGTATGTTTTGACTCACGCAGAATACGATAAGGATGCTTGGAAAAATGACCCCCACTATTAA